In Phaseolus vulgaris cultivar G19833 chromosome 10, P. vulgaris v2.0, whole genome shotgun sequence, a single genomic region encodes these proteins:
- the LOC137814960 gene encoding uncharacterized protein, which produces MLMQGFEFSQVENALKDELQSVRKDNKELRKKLHDKLQDAVELENRIVPLREKIATLEEAKKTDAQKMPNLEKRSIERETLLGKVEQDRDKASQELSETAAELARVREENSGLKKKADELELEVTRVREENNGFKTKINELQLEAGQVLTFGFGAALE; this is translated from the coding sequence ATGCTGATGCAAGGCTTCGAGTTTTCGCAGGTCGAAAACGCCCTCAAGGACGAGCTCCAAAGCGTGCGCAAGGACAACAAAGAACTGCGCAAGAAACTTCATGACAAACTCCAGGACGCCGTCGAGCTGGAGAACAGGATCGTCCCTTTGAGGGAGAAAATTGCCACGCTGGAGGAGGCAAAGAAAACTGACGCCCAAAAGATGCCCAACCTGGAGAAGAGGTCAATCGAGAGGGAGACTCTTCTGGGAAAGGTTGAGCAAGATCGGGATAAGGCTTCCCAGGAACTAAGTGAAACCGCTGCTGAGCTTGCCCGAGTTCGCGAAGAGAACAGCGGGCTCAAGAAGAAGGCCGACGAGCTCGAGCTTGAAGTCACCCGGGTTCGTGAAGAGAACAATGGGTTCAAGACGAAGATCAACGAGCTTCAGCTTGAGGCTGGCCAAGTTCTCACTTTCGGATTTGGCGCTGCTTTGGAGTAG